The Mycolicibacterium boenickei genome has a segment encoding these proteins:
- a CDS encoding acyl-CoA dehydrogenase family protein, translating into MDFNLTNEQELLRDGLTKFLASRYDLASSRAAAKTGPGWQPEIWRGFAEELGILGATLPEEAGGIGGGPVETMVIAEALGHALVIEPFVDTVVVAGGLLHRSGDAAAAALLEDIVAGSAIVALAATEPTSGDNWRDVCTTARRDGDEWVLDGAKVMAVDAPLATHLLVTARTSGEHADTDGISLFLVDIASLSTGFTAHPYRTVDDRRASDLTFSDVRVPASALLGTEGQAWPSLDLARDEGAAAVCAEAVGGMRKVLADTVEYCKQRQQFGLPIGSFQALQHRMVDMHMEVEQASAAVYLAVLNLDAEPAQRARAVSAAKATIGRAARFVGQNSVQLHGGMGMTEELAIGHYFKRLTAVQYEFGSTDYHVGRYAELTRS; encoded by the coding sequence ATGGACTTCAACCTGACCAACGAACAGGAACTGCTGCGCGACGGGCTGACCAAGTTCCTGGCCAGTCGCTACGATCTGGCATCCAGCCGTGCCGCGGCCAAGACCGGCCCCGGCTGGCAACCCGAGATCTGGCGGGGCTTCGCCGAAGAGTTGGGCATCCTGGGCGCCACCCTGCCCGAGGAGGCCGGCGGTATCGGCGGCGGCCCGGTCGAAACCATGGTCATCGCCGAGGCTTTGGGCCACGCCCTGGTGATCGAGCCGTTCGTGGACACCGTGGTGGTCGCCGGTGGCCTGCTGCACCGGTCCGGGGACGCGGCGGCTGCGGCCCTGCTGGAGGACATCGTGGCGGGTTCGGCCATCGTCGCACTGGCGGCCACCGAACCGACCTCCGGGGACAACTGGCGCGACGTCTGCACCACCGCGCGCCGTGACGGCGACGAATGGGTGCTCGACGGCGCCAAGGTGATGGCCGTCGACGCACCGCTGGCCACACACCTGCTGGTGACCGCACGTACCTCGGGGGAACATGCCGACACCGACGGAATCTCGCTGTTCCTGGTCGATATCGCCTCGTTGTCGACGGGATTCACCGCACACCCGTACCGCACCGTGGACGACCGACGGGCATCGGACCTGACATTCTCCGATGTCCGGGTCCCTGCCTCGGCGTTGCTGGGGACCGAAGGGCAGGCCTGGCCGTCGCTGGACCTGGCCCGGGACGAAGGAGCGGCGGCGGTGTGCGCCGAGGCCGTCGGCGGTATGCGCAAGGTGCTGGCCGACACGGTCGAGTACTGCAAACAACGCCAGCAGTTCGGCCTGCCCATCGGCAGCTTCCAGGCGCTGCAGCACCGGATGGTCGACATGCACATGGAGGTCGAACAGGCTTCGGCGGCAGTCTATCTCGCGGTGCTGAACCTCGATGCCGAGCCCGCGCAGCGGGCCAGGGCGGTATCGGCGGCCAAGGCCACCATCGGCCGGGCAGCGCGATTCGTCGGGCAGAACTCCGTGCAGTTGCACGGTGGCATGGGCATGACCGAGGAACTCGCGATCGGTCACTACTTCAAGCGCCTCACCGCGGTGCAGTACGAGTTCGGCTCAACCGATTACCACGTCGGCCGCTACGCGGAGCTCACCCGGAGCTGA
- a CDS encoding amidohydrolase family protein — translation MNRIDTHHHMLPPDYRKALQKAGIEDAGGRAMPDWSPEGSLHTMAELDVATAVLSVSAPGTTFLPNPADAAALAADVNDYAADMVASQPDRFGFFATVPMPHVDAAVAESVRALDQRNADGIVLLANHAGTYLGEDGQDDLWAALDARSAVVFIHPAELPGPTVPGVVPFATDFLLDTTRAAYLLVRNGIRRKYPNIKFILSHAGGFVPYASHRMAVAIMGDTGRSPADILDDFASFYFDTALSSSAAALPTLLAFAKPGHITFGSDWPFAPLPASQLFAAGLDTYDGLDSVARQAINRNNALALFPRLGTAPAAPAPSPLDQVRHQATRVVMRGVARLINTK, via the coding sequence ATGAACCGAATCGACACCCACCACCACATGCTTCCCCCGGACTATCGAAAGGCGTTGCAGAAAGCCGGGATCGAGGACGCCGGGGGTAGAGCGATGCCGGACTGGAGCCCAGAAGGCTCGTTGCACACCATGGCGGAACTCGATGTCGCCACCGCAGTGCTGTCCGTATCCGCCCCGGGCACCACCTTCCTGCCGAACCCGGCCGATGCCGCCGCGCTGGCTGCCGACGTCAATGACTATGCAGCCGACATGGTGGCCTCCCAGCCCGACCGGTTCGGTTTCTTCGCCACCGTGCCGATGCCGCATGTCGACGCCGCGGTCGCCGAATCGGTGCGCGCCCTCGACCAGCGCAACGCCGACGGCATCGTCCTGCTGGCCAACCATGCCGGAACGTACCTCGGGGAGGATGGCCAGGATGACCTGTGGGCTGCCCTGGACGCCAGGTCCGCGGTGGTGTTCATCCATCCGGCCGAGTTGCCAGGGCCGACGGTCCCCGGCGTCGTTCCGTTCGCCACCGACTTCCTGCTCGACACCACCCGTGCGGCGTATCTATTGGTACGCAACGGGATACGTCGCAAGTACCCGAACATAAAATTCATCCTCAGCCACGCCGGCGGGTTCGTCCCGTACGCGTCGCACCGCATGGCGGTGGCGATCATGGGGGATACCGGCCGCAGCCCAGCCGACATCCTCGACGACTTCGCGAGTTTCTACTTCGACACCGCGCTGTCGTCGAGCGCGGCAGCGCTACCCACCCTGCTCGCGTTCGCCAAACCCGGCCACATCACGTTCGGTTCCGACTGGCCGTTCGCCCCGCTGCCGGCGAGCCAGCTGTTCGCCGCAGGCCTGGACACGTACGACGGACTCGATTCCGTTGCCCGCCAGGCGATCAACCGCAACAATGCGCTGGCGCTGTTCCCACGGCTCGGCACCGCGCCGGCGGCCCCGGCCCCCTCACCGCTGGATCAGGTGCGGCATCAGGCCACCCGGGTGGTGATGCGCGGAGTTGCCCGCCTCATCAACACCAAGTAG